The following nucleotide sequence is from Trifolium pratense cultivar HEN17-A07 linkage group LG2, ARS_RC_1.1, whole genome shotgun sequence.
ctcatgaaatcccaatccaatacaccccccttagtcaatcatttcattgtctataatccttaatagactttgatttatgatcctcattgtcatttatcacatatatagcgctttattatgtgcaaaaatattgtcaacgttgacttcatctcggttccatcgtattccattcatgacatagtttgtcgagatctctatattttcgtaaattacaggtacctgataagttcttctggaactggaaaattaattatgtcaaatacaattttcatatcctcactcgggtcatctttgtttttagctcattttcttatttgaggatttttatctttggaaccgacTGACCTACCACGCTAcagggtggttaaaattcatttgcaatataagattgtccaacagggacatccattttgattggagcattagcagctgatagttgatttcatagactttgcaaatgatatatcttttgaacatctagttcaatctattttatatgaggatcaagatgagataataataattatttatttcaagtgattcatttgaacttctggttcatatttttcagctgcttattccctccccctaatattgggaaaactaattcaccatCGCTTGAAAATTATCCTTCTGGGCTATAAACAAATCCCTAATTATtggctcaatataatttataagggatgaagagtcatatcaaatatagtttcccaatattctttaataattcatcgtattgcattatattggagcaatcggaacataccaacacatccaaaaatgcttatatgaaaaatattagattataaaactaaacttaattGCAAGTTAAGGGGAAGACTTTTGTATAATAACATATTGGCTTGAGcgaatcaatatctcaacatatatatttaaatgttcccaaaatataaaatagaacttgaagtattgatctcataagtatcgatcatgtaattaactttagacgcCTAGAGAATGGATCGtcaattccattttttttcttcttgtattatcatattctacaagatgttctatattattttaattgacattcgatacttatcaaatactttctagaaaattaaatattaaatgagCTCTTAAccaaattagtaaaaataatctcacaaacttctggttgtgagttgaCAACAAACACACATGTGACCATTTCGTTGttgcataaattaaaattataaagttctaattggttcacatcatgatcggtgtattgatttataaatatcacctttcgtatattctaaaaataaaagatgctcatttacttaatttatcaacttctTTCGGGAAgtagtaacacataaaaattattagattgaagaaacttcaggcccttcaatacatatagaattattttatatttcgcatcataatagattcgggatgacccatccgatcttgccaattacaaacttaatatatatgatttaaattgtaaacttctggtttacttgaACATGTGCTTGAGTTGCACAAATATTAAAAGTATTTCCCAAACTAGAGACAAAAGGTTGATActttctttaaaaaaacatgTCTCGTAATATTGAGATACGAGGTCTCCTTCGTTTTAATAAATTTCTTGGAGACttgaaaaatataatgtatTCTCAACGCGTTCTTGTTTTTCCTTCatatgtaaaaatatattagcTCTTCCGGAGCCATATTTTTGCATTGTGCAAcattaatttcttcaatttatttaatgGGTATAAAAATAGAAGACTATCAATTAaatgattgaataaaaataatagacaACAAACGGTTTCTTATGTTCCAATGGcttatcattttatttaattatggagaattaaaaatatttaaaatcaataaagGTCATGTTATGAGTATAAGTTAAACTGTAACTGAAACATATAAATCTTACACTAATTATGTAACCGATCTTACACTAATTACACTaacattacaaataaaaattatgaaattttaataGGTACTCATAGTAGCTATAAAAAGTTATGGCAATGTGGAATTTATTTTGTAACCGAACTTACTCAAAGCCAATTCATACAAACTAATGATTAAATAgaactaattaataattaatataaataaactcACTCAAAATTGTTTTTAGTCTTTACAAAAACTTAATCATccaatattataataataaattaaaatatacaataaattgaggcacaaaaaaattaaattaaattctgaTATAAAAGTGAAACGTACACCAGAATAAGATAAAGTGAAGCAATCAATTtgcatttttcttctaaatatatcaattaaaaaaaatagtaaccgTTGCTATAAAATAATTGAGGGAATTTAAAAGCAATATACACCTTTCacaatcatattattttaaatcaattgtataatttcttttttttttaaaaaaaaaatcaattgtataataatgcataatatatcgaaaaaatatatatagaatatgCATCGAAAGTATATGCAAGCAATATGTGATTAATCTTTCAACATACTCTTAAAATTATTTCTCAAAtttgctacttcaggagcataATAGAGAACTATATATAccatttaatatttatagatAACGATTATGAAAAATCATTTCAAGATGCTTCAGATCAAATTTTTCTAAGATGCTCTAAACTTTTGGGATGCACAACTCTTTAGTTCTCCAAGAACTATGTCCCAAATCTTCAAAACAATAAtgtaaaatttcatattttttgagCAATCCTTCATGGATGCTTCAATATCAAGGTCtgctttttcttctttagttcttcgggaactatatcaaaattgatatttaCTAACAACAAAAATCCTATTATTTGAGCAATCCTTCGAGGATGCTTTAATGTtaaattcttctggaattcaacAAGATTATCATAATCTCATCAACATgtaacaatataaataaaaaaaactgtgATCATGAACATgaattaacaacaacaacaacaataataataataaaataataatgaatataaagaaatagatttaattttaaagttcttcaggaactacaTAACATATTTATAATGTACAAATAATCATTTGTACAATCCTTTGGGATGCATATATATTGAATCATTCATAAGTTCTTCAAAACCTCTATAATAGATcttatcaatatattatttttttacatccttcagggatgtgtcacaattgaattcatcaagatttcatggaggacaaaatttgaatttttaagttctttgaGAACTATATAATAGATCTAATTGTACGATCCTTCATAAATGTATCCGTAATGAATTCTTAAGAattatggagaataaaaattgattcttaaattgttcaagaactgtataacaaatcaaatcagttatttatccaatccttcagggattgctgtttttgaattcttctaaaagattaacaagatattgattttacttatatctatgaatcttcgggattcatattttaaaatatattttacggtacttttataagtgtatgcttatgaatcttcaggattcatattttaaaatttcatcatactatgaatcttcgggattcatattttaaagtttcatcacactatgaatctaCAAGATTCATAtcaccacgatacttctggatcgtaggtttgtgaattaatataaaaaaacgagaagaaaaaaaatctgaaaaaatagaataaaaaaaatcatagataaaataaaattgtcacttcccattgttgctatacctttcttgaaaggggagagactatcgtgctgataacgtgttatgaactattcctagagaataacaagaataaagaagaagagatgaaggtgagaaagagaagagagaatagactcttgtattgttctatttaaggtgtgtattacattgtaacaaaggggtcctatttataggacacaattaggggacaagaaaacctacacaataatggacattcattacatattattcataacacttcttcttttttttctctttttagaaaagttttttttggagTCTCTTTTTCCAAAAGCAGCGACGGATCTACACAAATATTGTGTGGGCATGTGCCTACACTAAAATTGTCTAGCAATATAATGTGAGTTATTAGTGTTGTGACAACTACTCAACCCCAACATATCTTTAACGTCGGTTTGATTTGATAGAAAagtgtggaaaaaaaattttatgCAAATTAATAAATGAACTTAAACTAACTTTAGTTCAAATTCATTCATTagtttgtataattttttttctctcactttctttccatCATACCAAACGGATAATAAGATCTTGAGTTCGATTATGGATGAAAGCGTCTGATCTAACAATATTTTGAGTTACGACTTATGATATTTGAACTATGCATTTTAGTTCAATAATGAGCTATCATTGTGGGTTGGGTTTGTTTAACAATTTAGTtcggttttgtttttaaaaatagttcTAATGTTCAActtgattttgatatttttttcaacAGTACATTTTGGTTTGAATGGGGATGCACCATTAACAATTTGGTTAGACTCGATTTTTTAAACTATGTAAACAGTTGAGGTTCAATTTTTACTGTGAACTGAACCTATTTGCAGCAACATAATTGATGTAGCCATTAACATTCCATCATAAAGTGCACCCTAATATAATAGTATATTCGTTGAGACTTGATCAGCGACGGATCTACCgcaagcatttttttttataagcaaacaatatatattataaaggaGTACTCAATTCCTTATAATATAAAGTAAATTATAGTATGTTTTGAAAACATACAATAGTATCTATAcaccattcaaaaaaaaaaaaagacttacgATCAAAACGACccctaaaccaaaatcaagtGAGAGGACTTACGAGCGCAAGCATTTGTTTGTGCATGTGCCTGCACTAAAATTGTCTAGCAATATAATGTGACTTATTGTGACGACTACTCACACCCAACATATAACCCCTACAAAACTACAACATGCGCACTCTTTCAAATTATTACTATCAtctcactacaagaaatttaaCTTGTATCTACTCACAAAAACCGTCACTAAAAGTCAAAAGTCCGTAGGTAGATCCCACTTTGACTTTCACTGTCAGCCACCTTAGCCTTGTATTATGTGCGCCGTATCCTAACGAAATTTTGTCCTTCTGTCATTGGTTGTCACTATATGTTTGACTTTTACTTACGAACAAAATCGTAGGATATCTTAGAAAATCATTCTAAACATAAAACACCTCTAGCTACGATTTCGGCTGTCACTAAATATTTTCACGGTTCTTTTAGGCATATTTTTCATTCTGCTATATATATcctaataatttataaaattaccATTAAAATTAGTTTGCTCaataaacataatcaaatattataatcaAAACCATTTGAATTTGGAACCATTTACTATCAATTTTAAAGTTTAAGCATAATATGGTCCGGGTATAAGTCAGTTTTTTTGTAGTGTCTATATTTaacttaggctatgtttggattggtggtatgcaatggaatggaatggaatgcaATGGAATAAATctatgttccattgtttgggtTACTTAAAATatgatggaatggaatggaataggATGGAATAGATTCCATCACATTCCATCACTTACTCACAAATTTGTTCCCCTCCAATTTGGGAGAAATATGATAGAATGATGtattacttaatttttaattgattaaaatacTATCTTATTCCTTCTTTTTATTCTCTTATCGGCAACATCTTCATTTACAAGTCTCAGGTGTCTCATGTCTCAGGTGTCTCATGTCTGTTCGAATTAATTTTCAGCAAGTGATTTTTCATTCCATgttttttctatttgttttttctttcttctctttttatgACAAAAGTTTTATTCATATTCTAAAGTTAAAAGTTGTACCTACCCATAGACacacacaacaacaacatatagCAGATTATAACAATTGCATAAAATCACACACAACAATTGCAGCGATTGAAACAATCTAACAAATTGATAAAACCCAATTATTATAAATAGTTgagtattaattaaaataaagtagaacatgttgaattttacttcgttttataaaaataggggtaaaattggaaccAAAAAATTTCATTCCGCTCCGCTCCATTCTGCTCAATTATAAAATCCCAAATAATGGAATGGAAACTGTGTTCTATTccgctccgctccattccattatatttcattccgctccattccatttcGTACCATTAATCCAAACGGAGCCTTATAACTCTGAATCATTATAAATTAAAGTTTAAGCATCAATTCTTTAATCTTTTATATGGATATCTTCCATTAATTTCATCTTTCTGTTATCTCCAATTTTCGACAGGAAGCatttaataaagaattaatttgaGCACTGACATTTTCAAGCAATTAATTCAAATTAGCGCTTGTTTACCAAATTTCAGGGTAAACACTCTCTTTCAACATGACATATATGCATTCACAACATCACCTTCACTTTCATCTCCGCAAGGGAGCAAACATCTTCCCACCTTTGTTCAACTATTCTATTGTAATTGTAAAGCATGGACTTATTTATTTGGTGTTAATTTAAATCTATTGCCTccacaatttaaaaatttcggATTCGTCATTGGACTTGAGGATACACATAATCTGATGATAGATTGCATATAATAAAGGGTGATAAAGCCTTAAGTTGAGTTGGTGATTGAACATGAAAGAATTCACTATTTATCAGAATATAAGTGAGTTTAACTAATGCATTGAACTtgagtggttaatgagtttcaccAAAGGACGAATCGTTCCGGAGAATCCGAGTTCTGTTTCTTGGTCATTCTTTACTTACCTCGTGGTCAAACTTCATATTACTAGGCCTATTGAGATCAATCAAGTGTGAGTAAAAAGCCTCGTATTGGTTGGAAGAGTTGAGATTGATCAacatataagtgagaggacccataaactcAATGTCGTAAGGTTTTGGGTGAAAGTATGGTGTCAAAGTCACTTGTGTTTGTTCAATGTCCAATGTGTCGATCCAACCCAGTGATGCTGCCCCACACAACCCAACATTGGTATTAGAGCTCAGTTCAGGGAACAATAAGTGAGTGATGATTGATCATGGACATGGAaagactcacacttgaggggaaATATTGAGATCTATCAaatgtgagttaagtctcacattggttggAATAGTTTAAGTTGAACACCATATAAGTGAGAGAAATcataaacctaatgtcttaaaggttttgggttaaaatgTGGTGTTAAAGTCACTTATATATGTGGTTGCTCAATATTCAGTGTGTCGATCAAACCCAGTGTAACTCTCCCTTTACCGCCCAATAAATCCCTTCCTTTAAGAACCAGggttaacaataaataaaagaatttaagtgagttttatttttatggtaaATTTTAAGTGAAAGCTTAATTCTAGAGAGCTCGTAGATGATAACATAAAATTGAATGGTAAGGATGAACGTCCCTCATATGAAAACATTACTCACTACATGATCGAGGACTAATCCAATACATGAGGAGACTCATAGcgaatttaatgtatttaattcgtttcattttttattaataataaaatcataagatcttttacttttcttttttttttttttatatttttagaggCTTTTGCGACTGTTTTGGTTATCTTACCCTCGAACTAACCCTGACAAGATTCGTAACAATTTTCACTTTGTGAAATCAAAATTTCGTTAATTCATAATGAACACGAAACCAATCACTCAcatttaaatcaaataaaatctgTATAAGTTTGAGTCTTCCACATTTTATATTTGCACTATCATTtgtaaaaaagataaataaatatatttgcaCTGTCAGTCATTACAACAACCTAGAGCACAAGTGTAAAGAAATGTGTGGTAGTTAGCAAATATACGTGAAAATATCTTGGAAAATCACATTATTCTGACACGACATCACAATATAATattgaataaatatataataatattaaattaaataatatcttcaaagttttttttttttaatcaatcttCGAAGTTTTTCCGTTACACATTTTAAACATATTAAAGTTATTTATTATTATCCTTTATTAAGAAACAGaaaatacatttaattaatGTGCTAGAATGAATTCGGCAAACAGTAAGATGAAGATTCTTTAATATTGTTGGCCACTTGCTAGCTAATGAATCACGTGTGTATGTGTGGCAAACAGTAATAACGTGAAGCGCGTGAGGGAATCTGAATCACCCTTGTTTTCTATAAATgggaagagagaaaagaaaatccGCAACTCTCTCTGTGGTTGCTccatttcattcattttcagCGTAACTGCTCTTCGACTCTTCCGCTACTCTCTCCATTCATCAGTAACTAACTTTTCTATTCTTCTTTCAGATCTATCTTCcgttttttcaatttcaatcatgCTCTAACTCCTCGTAATGCATTTTCGTTATTCATCTTCTTTATATCCGTCGTTCAATTCTATTTAATTTtcgcataattattaattaatatatactatTAAACCATGCTCTAATTAATGTTGTTAccgtttgtttgtttgtttgtttgattcaaaaaataatatactttAGGATAGGAGACTGCAATTTTTTCATCGCTAGTTTAATCTGGTCAGGGGTCAGTTCCGGCATAAAGTGGTTTCAGTCTCTAGCCCCCTTGCGATTGCAGTTgcagggatcgaaccgtggtcagGAGACtgcaatttttgtttattaattaatcatacGTAATGTTATTATAATTATAGATTTGAAGGGAATTTACTAGATCTTGTGTGATGTATTGTTTTCATGTTTAGCTGCTTTTGTTTTGGATGGTTGATTGGTTTCACTACTCTTGCTTGCATGCACGGTCTTTAATTAaagtttctaaaatttatttatgcattttttatatCATGTTCTTGTTACATTCAATGGATCATTGAAATGCTGGCGTTTTGGATTCGTTggtatcttttaaaatattttgattttagttgagTTCCCATGTTTATGATGAGATgtgttatttaaatttaaacctACAAAAACCGACACCATATTTGGATACTGTAAATAAAACAACCTGCATGGAAGTGTTGATGTTTGCCTGAGGAGAGAGAAGAGGATTATTTATTAACGGGAAACTGTATTTTATTATACGGTGTTTGTGTTTGAAAAACATTTCCATTTTATGATATACCCTTGATTTTGTAAGCCAATTTTTGTCAGGTGTTTTTCTGTTGTTGATAACAAAATGGTTGGAAGTGTTGATGTTTTGGGCGATGATTTGAGCATTAACGGAGCAGTTGAAGTATTGCCTGATGATTTTGATGTGGCTGCCATTATCAAAGATCCTTTGCCTCCTGTAGTTGCAGAAAATGGCACTGACAAGGTGGAGGTTCAGATCAATGCGGGAAAAGAGAGAAGGGAAATAGTACTGGGGAGAAATATTCATACCACTTGTCTAGAAGTCACGGAGCCAGAAGCAGATGATGAGATTACTGGGGATCGTGATGCTCATATGGCAAGTGTGTTGGCCAGATACAGAAGATCTTTAACTGAAAGGACAAAGTATCATTTAGGTTTGACGATATTTGCTCTTTCCATCCTTTTACTTTACTGATTGCATTTATGTTATTGTTGTATGTGGGTTGTCGTCTGTGCCGGTTCtggatataaaagaaaatagtgtttattaatAACAATCCGAGAGACTTGGACTCTCCCTCTAATCAAATCCTTTTCACGAAATACCTGCCTATATTGGATGATTCCAATTTATTCCCTTAATTGCCAATATATTCTCTATTTTTCTCTCAATGGGCCAATGGTAACAGCCTTGACCCTTGAGTCATAATCCTCTGCATCCATCCCCATTCATTTTAAACATAAAACCAGTTTGCCAACAGGATATCAACCAAGTAATTCAAATCATTGTGCTGCTTTTAGTTTTCTTTCTAGGATTTAGGTTTATGTATACTCAAGATTTGGCACTATGGTTTATGACTTGACTGTGGACATACTGAAAAATCAACTAACTCCATCGCAACGTCGACCCGGCACCCACCAATTGCCACTAACTTGAACTTATGCTTTAGCTCACTTCCATTATATTTCTGATGCTAAGCCTGTCTTGACTAGCTATTTTTGGTCAAAAGTAAGAACTTTCTCTAAAGGTCCTGTGTTTTAATTTGAAGACGTTCTAAATTTTTGTGGTATACATTACAAATctaattaaaaacaatattgTTTTTAAACTATCAAAGAACATAGTATCTGTTTTGGTTTCTGTCACAAAAAACATGCTACAGCCTGCTAAAATGGACATCCCTCTGAACCATCTCTACTGAACTGCTAGTGTTTTTCCATAATCTGGACTTACTTGTGGTTACTATGAAATTTTGAAATCTCTGATGGTCATGGTTTTGTATCATCCAAATTTAAATTGAAATAGAATCTTTAAGATAAACCAATGCACTTTAAGGAGGTTCCAATGAATGAACAACACTTACAATCCTGGGTTTTttaattgttggagatattGACATGAAGAGTTCTGATTATTTCTTCAATTCATGGACCCACATCCATTTTGGTGGGATATTTCATTTACATATGTTGGGTTTAAAAATCTTAATTTCTAGTGTAGGAAGGAAACTTGATTGTGTCTGCAGGAAATTGCCCAAACCACCTAAGCCTAATTTCCACAATCTTTTCTACTATAGGTGCTACCCCAACTCTCTCTCTAATGTTGTCATTTCTAATCCTATCCCATCTAGTCTTACCACACATCCAACGCAACCTCATCATCTCTGCTAcgcttaatttatttttgtgttgGTTCTTTACAACCCAATACTATGTCCCGTACAACATTGCCGCCAGAAAGCGCCATGATACCACCATCCTTCACAAATCGGTCATGGCAGTTATTGAATTCTGCCACCCAATCCGCCATGGCTGATATTGGTTTAGAATGAACATGCAGCTGCGTCTGTGCTATTCTAATTTCACTGCATATTACCTAAAATACACATTTGAAGGTTCTGCATGTGAGAAAGTAGATGGGTACATACAATACAACTAGAAAACATTCAATTGACTGGATCCATGAAGAAATCTTTCTATTTGTTAAGAGCATTTCATATGCTTAAAGAATGCTAAGATCATTCTTTAGAGGAAATTTCTTTTGCAACCTTGCATATATTTTTGGAACTTAACATTTGATGAATCTATAACAGtgcatttaaattatttttaattccaTTTACGAAGTAAATTTTATTAGGAGTTTTGCAACTTTAGAAGCTCACTTCTTCAACAAATCTCTGTAATTAATTAGGCCTAGCATTTCATTTAATCTATGAATAAACTTTGCAGGCTACCCCTATAATTTAGATTTCGATTATGGTGCACTCTCTCAACTTCAGCACTTTTCCATAAACAACCTTGGAGATCCATTTATTGAAAGCAATTATGGTGTCCACTCCCGGCAGTTTGAAGTTGGTGTTTTGGATTGGTTTGCCAGATTGTGGGAATTGGAGAAAAATGAGTACTGGGGCTATATAACAAACTGTGGCACAGAAGGCAATCTCCATGGCATCCTAGTTGGGTTAGTGTCGGCTAAATTTATTTGCTTCAACATTATGAAAATTTGTAAAGAACATGAAATATGGTTTAAATGACTTTTGCAGGAGAGAGGTGTTACCAGATGGGATTTTGTATGCCTCACGGGAGTCacattattcaatttttaaagcTGCCCGTATGTACAGAATGGAATGTGTGAAGGTTGAGACTCTTTGGTCTGGCGAGATTGATTGTGATGATTTCAAGGCTAAACTTCTTCTCCACCAGGACAAGCCAGCAATTATAAATGTGAACATAGGTAAGTTTCCCTCCCTCTCTCTCCCATAGTCCCATGCCTCTGGTCATCTTCGTTATGTTGGTTCTGGCTCATAGAACTGAAATATTGCAGGTACAACTGTGAAAGGAGCTGTGGATGATCTTGATCTGGTCATAAAGAAACTTGAAGAAGCTGGATTTTCGCATGATAGGTTCTACATCCATGTTGATGGGGCTTTGTTTGGTCTCATGATGCCTTTCGTGAAAATAGTAAGTGCTAATTTTATcatgaataaataaatcatgTAACATGTGAGATATAATGTTGAAACTTCCATTTGCTATCTCCATATGTTCTGATAGAGAATGTTAATGTGTCATTTGTTATGGTTGTTTGCATACATCATATTAACGAGCTGCATTGATGCTTTTCCATGCATACCCTGTCTATCTTATGGTGTCTCATTTGTTCTGCATTTTCACTCTAGCAATAAGGTCATATTTCGTAGGCTTTATCCCAATTATTATATGATCGGACTTTGTTCATATATGGTAGTTGAGACTTTGCTTTACTATTATCAATTGACCCAATTGATATTAATATAAGCATGACTACCATTGACTATTTACATGCAGAAGAAACTCCACCTGTTATTTCAATTTCAGTCTGGGAATATTGTCTCTTATCTAATTTCTGACCTGATCAAATTTAAACATGAACAAGATTAAGTTTATTGGTTCTTTGTCAACACATCTATGTTTGACATAAATGATTGTTTAGTTGCTAGGTTGAGAAAATGAGAACTATTCTTGTAGTTATGTTATGTGAACCTTGCCAGTTGCCatattcttttgatattttttagcCATTTCATATGCATTGACAGGGTTGATATGtgtaataacaaaataaaattgtgctTTGTCAGGCTCCAAAAGTTACTTTTAAGAAACCTATTGGCAGTGTCAGTGTTTCTGGCCACAAATTTGTGGGGTGCCCCATGCCTTGTGGTGTGCAGATAACAAGATTGGAGCATATTAATGCTCTTTCCAGGAATGTGGAATACCTTGCTTCTAGGGATGCCACAATCATGGGTAGTCGAAATGGCCATGCTCCCATATTCCTTTGGTATACCTTGAACCGTAAAGGATACAGAGGCTTTCAGAAAGAAGTACAGAGATGCTTGCGAAATGCTCACTACTTTAAAGACCGCCTTATTGAGTCTGGGATTGGTGCAATGCTTAATGAGCTTAGCAGCACGGTTGTATTTGAGCGGCCACATGATGAGGAATTTATACGCAAGTGGCAGCTAGCATGCAAGGGGAACATCGCTCATGTGGTGGTGATGCCAAACGTCACTATTGAGAAGCTTGATGATTTTCTAAACGAGCTTGTGCAGAAGCGTGCTACCTGGTTTAAAGATGAGAAGTGTCAACCATATTGTATAGCATCAGATGTAGGCGAAAACAGTTGCCTCTGTGCACTGCATAAGTAATTGTAGCATCTAATACAATCTATTCTAGAGTTTATGGCTGTAGTTGTTTTTTGGAGTTTTGTGTGTGGTGTATTTTAAGCACTTTGATGCACTTAAATAACATTTAGTCGTCTTTGCTTTCCTACTCACTTGGCCTGCAATTAAACATATTCAGTTTCCCCGTTGGAAGCCATAGTTACCAGTGTagctaaaataaaattgacGCATGAAGAAAGCTTTATTAGAGGGCGAT
It contains:
- the LOC123910655 gene encoding serine decarboxylase 1-like, which translates into the protein MVGSVDVLGDDLSINGAVEVLPDDFDVAAIIKDPLPPVVAENGTDKVEVQINAGKERREIVLGRNIHTTCLEVTEPEADDEITGDRDAHMASVLARYRRSLTERTKYHLGYPYNLDFDYGALSQLQHFSINNLGDPFIESNYGVHSRQFEVGVLDWFARLWELEKNEYWGYITNCGTEGNLHGILVGREVLPDGILYASRESHYSIFKAARMYRMECVKVETLWSGEIDCDDFKAKLLLHQDKPAIINVNIGTTVKGAVDDLDLVIKKLEEAGFSHDRFYIHVDGALFGLMMPFVKIAPKVTFKKPIGSVSVSGHKFVGCPMPCGVQITRLEHINALSRNVEYLASRDATIMGSRNGHAPIFLWYTLNRKGYRGFQKEVQRCLRNAHYFKDRLIESGIGAMLNELSSTVVFERPHDEEFIRKWQLACKGNIAHVVVMPNVTIEKLDDFLNELVQKRATWFKDEKCQPYCIASDVGENSCLCALHK